Proteins encoded together in one Leptospira semungkisensis window:
- the trpD gene encoding anthranilate phosphoribosyltransferase, with the protein MEIRQAIVKVLERKHLAVHEAEAVLNAVMKGQVSEILLSSFVTAMRAKGETVDELLGFCFALRKNALKPKTAFPFDMLDTCGTGGDGKGTVNISTLAALTLASLGIKVAKHGNRSVSSHTGSSDILGRLGYNTEKTQEEVESHLLSSGFTFLFAPLWHPSMKFAAPIRKELGFRTFFNMIGPLNNPFSPQYQIIGVYEPELMETFIRVLQGLGLKRALVCHSRDGLDEFSIFEKTDYTLLQDGVISRNDFDPKELKLGDLNPAEVYTSGPDQAESLARKILEGEKIAGTYAVALNAGAGLFVMGKAKSLPEGYEIALEQLSSGKTGDFFQNLITKG; encoded by the coding sequence ATGGAAATTAGACAGGCAATCGTAAAAGTATTAGAAAGAAAACATCTGGCAGTTCATGAGGCAGAGGCGGTGCTGAACGCTGTCATGAAGGGACAGGTGTCTGAAATATTACTTTCTTCTTTCGTGACTGCGATGAGAGCAAAGGGAGAAACTGTGGATGAACTTCTAGGTTTCTGTTTCGCTCTTAGAAAGAATGCACTGAAACCTAAGACTGCCTTTCCATTCGACATGCTGGATACCTGCGGGACAGGAGGAGATGGCAAGGGGACTGTGAATATTTCTACCTTAGCCGCTTTGACTCTCGCTTCCTTGGGGATCAAAGTTGCGAAGCATGGGAACCGCTCCGTTTCTTCTCATACAGGTTCGAGTGATATTTTAGGAAGGCTTGGTTATAATACTGAGAAGACCCAGGAAGAAGTGGAGTCTCATCTTCTTTCTAGCGGATTTACTTTCTTATTCGCGCCTCTTTGGCATCCTTCTATGAAGTTTGCAGCGCCTATCCGTAAGGAATTAGGTTTTAGGACCTTCTTCAATATGATTGGGCCTTTGAATAATCCTTTCTCTCCTCAGTACCAGATCATCGGGGTATATGAGCCAGAGCTAATGGAGACTTTCATTCGAGTGCTACAAGGCTTGGGCCTGAAGAGAGCTCTAGTATGTCATTCTAGAGACGGATTGGATGAGTTTTCTATTTTTGAAAAAACGGATTATACTCTTTTGCAAGATGGGGTAATATCCAGAAATGATTTCGATCCGAAGGAACTGAAGCTGGGAGATTTGAATCCAGCTGAGGTTTATACTTCCGGACCGGACCAGGCAGAGTCTTTGGCTAGAAAGATTTTGGAAGGGGAGAAGATCGCAGGTACGTATGCGGTGGCATTGAATGCTGGAGCGGGACTTTTCGTCATGGGCAAGGCAAAATCATTGCCGGAAGGCTACGAGATCGCTTTAGAACAGCTTAGTTCCGGAAAAACAGGGGACTTCTTCCAAAATTTAATTACCAAAGGATAG
- a CDS encoding helix-turn-helix domain-containing protein produces the protein MNQKRVGQILREAREEKKLTVKDVSKDTNISVKYILALETEDYAQFPGETFTIGFLKNYGSYLKLDTGMLINLYRGEKIEESQAPLEELTRPTSSFYYDFNFDKNKIITAASVLMLVVASFLVYTFVDGGSSDGDVAEESSRKLEIPENIDFINRSVPETRPESFILTSNQGVSFSASNQQCKLFISSVEQGTDSNTAVLAFNVYPELTVYKFRLAEGQEKVLSYSIPEISSLRRSIRITAQSVTGSSAKVLVSLSEEEQRQGTTVQNNAQGEDSTKTLGDVPIQVTLFFAKPSYAEFIIDGQMGFRGLIQAGENKSLEAKDRLELKVGDGSAVEMIQNGKAKVVLGRPGKLVKKVFVKTPNPYDSTQFIIKELGE, from the coding sequence TTGAATCAGAAGAGAGTAGGGCAAATCCTTAGAGAGGCTAGGGAGGAAAAAAAGCTCACTGTAAAAGACGTGTCCAAGGACACGAACATATCGGTTAAATATATCCTTGCGTTAGAGACGGAGGATTATGCGCAGTTTCCTGGAGAGACCTTTACTATAGGCTTCCTGAAAAACTACGGCAGCTATTTAAAGCTAGACACTGGTATGCTGATCAATCTGTACCGTGGGGAAAAAATTGAAGAGTCCCAGGCTCCTTTGGAAGAGTTGACCCGACCTACTTCCAGCTTCTATTACGACTTTAATTTCGATAAGAACAAGATCATCACTGCCGCTTCTGTATTGATGTTGGTGGTAGCTTCCTTCTTGGTATACACATTTGTGGACGGAGGTTCTTCCGACGGTGATGTAGCCGAGGAGAGTAGCCGCAAGCTGGAGATACCGGAGAATATAGATTTCATCAATCGCTCCGTGCCCGAGACAAGACCGGAAAGTTTTATTCTTACTTCTAACCAAGGTGTGAGCTTCAGTGCGTCTAACCAACAGTGTAAGCTTTTCATTTCTTCCGTAGAACAAGGTACGGATAGCAATACTGCTGTGCTTGCATTCAATGTGTATCCGGAGTTGACGGTCTATAAATTCCGTTTGGCAGAAGGACAGGAAAAAGTACTGAGCTATTCCATTCCTGAAATCTCTTCTCTCAGAAGAAGCATTCGGATCACAGCACAAAGCGTGACCGGAAGTTCCGCAAAGGTTCTTGTTTCCTTAAGTGAAGAAGAACAGCGCCAAGGAACTACCGTACAGAACAATGCTCAAGGCGAGGATTCTACCAAGACCTTGGGAGATGTTCCGATCCAAGTGACCTTATTCTTTGCGAAGCCGAGCTATGCTGAGTTTATCATAGATGGCCAGATGGGATTTAGAGGCCTTATCCAAGCTGGAGAGAATAAATCTCTAGAAGCGAAAGACAGATTGGAATTGAAAGTGGGAGACGGTTCCGCAGTGGAGATGATCCAAAACGGAAAAGCTAAGGTTGTCCTAGGCCGTCCCGGAAAATTAGTGAAGAAAGTTTTTGTAAAAACCCCGAATCCTTACGATAGCACTCAGTTTATCATAAAGGAGCTGGGCGAGTAG
- a CDS encoding SRP-less Sec system protein gives MKKILCLLLSLSLVLPIFGQDGEEVDFLDKVSEPKKTTSVAKKTPLAKTSRKKKVKKNSGKKKKQLEAKKDEFESKDGEPKKKIESEIAPDDPGQGKNSGTPDGGETSTSDRGTKEISNPEAAADLQKPYWLNEETNLTPKNLPGYDARASIPNEDNSIRQKLGEILKLGDDKKKEEEKRKAAEQKDQGALAAFFAEHKKGIILITIIIAFTLYQFRAKGSRVTRRSPVTINKVRRD, from the coding sequence ATGAAAAAGATCCTATGCCTCCTTCTATCCTTAAGCCTCGTCCTGCCTATCTTCGGGCAGGATGGAGAAGAAGTCGATTTCTTGGACAAGGTTTCCGAACCCAAGAAGACCACTTCCGTCGCTAAAAAGACTCCTCTTGCCAAGACTTCTCGAAAAAAGAAAGTAAAGAAGAATTCAGGCAAGAAGAAGAAACAGCTAGAGGCCAAGAAGGATGAGTTCGAGTCCAAGGACGGAGAACCCAAAAAGAAAATAGAATCCGAGATAGCGCCGGATGATCCAGGCCAAGGAAAGAATTCCGGAACCCCTGATGGAGGAGAGACTTCTACTTCAGATAGAGGAACCAAGGAGATCTCAAATCCTGAGGCAGCTGCAGATCTACAGAAACCGTACTGGCTCAACGAAGAAACGAACCTTACTCCTAAGAATCTTCCTGGATATGATGCGAGAGCTTCTATTCCGAACGAAGACAATTCAATTCGCCAAAAGTTAGGAGAGATCCTGAAACTAGGCGACGACAAGAAGAAGGAAGAGGAGAAGAGAAAGGCTGCCGAGCAAAAAGACCAGGGAGCCTTAGCTGCATTCTTCGCTGAGCATAAGAAAGGCATAATATTAATAACTATTATCATAGCTTTTACTCTGTATCAATTCAGAGCGAAAGGAAGTCGAGTCACTCGACGTTCTCCAGTGACAATTAATAAAGTGAGAAGAGACTAG
- the secD gene encoding protein translocase subunit SecD, with protein MKSVQWIFVPIIVVAASLTLLYPNFAERELELAVRKEFKDLPEATRKEALESFADRWKTDYNPKGAWSIEPDPSIFPDQDFYLVKGRFITSAKINQISQENQDLILEPKNKLRPTWVEDFIFGGRPLAIKLGLDLQGGMRVVLKGDFEDYTSKLKDSYAKEIEELTKKKADATLGEKEKKEATDKLKEIEGYFELTPSRKLAELEKAKLIIDNRLTNQNLTEPQVRIQKDQDSIEVSLPGVSNSSQILDIIRNTETVEYRLREPGRDPNNPNLRGQYQSAIDAEEGKLLEQEKREETEIVKFQNIVKQKLGKAEQDKFLEAMEKKYNVPEKYKLYVKWNRSANPKAPLLPREFVVLERAIALDGKDMRNARESYDQNRLSYYVSFSLTSQGAEKFFDITSKNVGRQLAIVWGDKVISDPVIRTPIAGGNAQIDGEFGQKEATDLANVISEGALPIPLSVLEMRFIGPTLGIESIEVGLKAVLLGFALVIVFMLIIYRLSGLVADIALLVNVIVLMALLSLMGFTLTLPGFAGIILTVGMAVDANVIIYERIKEELVAGKHVSAAVAQGFENAFWTIMDSNVTTLISGILMIKLGNGPIKGFAITLCWGIITSLFTSLFLSRMIMDILVNKLGVRKLQIGFKKLESKNV; from the coding sequence TTGAAATCTGTTCAATGGATTTTCGTTCCAATCATAGTGGTAGCTGCGTCTTTGACGCTTCTCTATCCTAACTTCGCAGAAAGGGAATTGGAACTTGCAGTAAGAAAGGAATTTAAAGATCTACCGGAAGCAACCCGCAAAGAAGCTTTGGAAAGCTTTGCGGATCGTTGGAAAACAGATTATAATCCGAAAGGTGCTTGGTCCATTGAGCCTGATCCATCCATTTTCCCGGATCAGGATTTTTATCTGGTAAAAGGAAGATTCATCACTTCCGCCAAGATCAATCAGATCTCTCAAGAAAACCAAGATCTTATATTAGAACCTAAGAATAAACTTAGACCTACTTGGGTCGAAGATTTCATTTTCGGAGGAAGACCGCTTGCGATCAAGCTAGGCTTGGACTTGCAAGGAGGGATGAGAGTCGTCCTAAAGGGAGACTTCGAGGATTATACATCCAAACTAAAGGATTCCTACGCAAAAGAAATCGAAGAGCTTACTAAGAAGAAGGCGGATGCCACTCTTGGAGAAAAAGAAAAGAAAGAAGCCACCGATAAACTGAAAGAGATCGAAGGTTATTTCGAACTTACTCCGAGCAGAAAACTCGCAGAGTTGGAAAAAGCTAAGCTCATCATAGACAACCGTCTTACTAACCAAAACTTGACAGAGCCTCAGGTTCGTATCCAAAAAGATCAAGATTCTATCGAAGTCTCTTTGCCTGGAGTAAGCAACTCTTCTCAGATCCTGGACATTATCCGAAATACGGAGACTGTCGAATATAGATTGAGAGAGCCTGGTCGCGATCCGAACAATCCGAATCTAAGAGGACAATACCAATCTGCTATCGATGCGGAGGAAGGTAAACTTCTAGAACAGGAAAAGAGAGAAGAGACCGAGATCGTTAAGTTTCAGAACATAGTGAAACAGAAACTCGGAAAGGCAGAGCAGGATAAATTCCTCGAAGCCATGGAAAAGAAATACAATGTTCCGGAGAAGTATAAGCTTTACGTAAAATGGAATCGTTCTGCGAATCCTAAGGCCCCTCTACTTCCTCGTGAGTTCGTGGTCCTGGAAAGAGCAATCGCTCTGGACGGAAAGGACATGAGAAACGCGAGAGAAAGCTACGACCAGAACAGGCTTTCGTATTACGTTTCCTTCTCCTTAACTTCTCAAGGTGCGGAGAAATTTTTTGATATCACTTCTAAAAACGTAGGAAGACAACTTGCAATCGTATGGGGAGACAAGGTCATTTCTGATCCGGTCATTCGTACTCCGATTGCAGGTGGAAATGCTCAGATTGACGGAGAGTTCGGTCAGAAGGAAGCTACCGACCTTGCAAACGTGATCAGTGAGGGTGCTCTTCCGATTCCTCTAAGCGTTTTGGAAATGAGATTTATCGGACCTACTTTGGGAATTGAATCCATTGAAGTGGGTTTGAAAGCGGTGCTCTTGGGGTTTGCTCTCGTCATCGTATTCATGCTCATTATCTATAGATTGTCCGGACTGGTTGCAGATATCGCTCTTCTTGTGAACGTGATCGTTCTAATGGCGCTTCTCTCTCTGATGGGATTCACTTTAACCTTACCAGGATTTGCAGGGATTATCCTAACAGTCGGTATGGCTGTGGATGCAAACGTGATTATCTACGAAAGGATCAAAGAGGAATTGGTCGCCGGCAAGCATGTATCTGCAGCGGTGGCCCAAGGTTTCGAGAACGCATTCTGGACCATTATGGACAGTAACGTTACCACGTTGATCTCTGGGATCTTAATGATCAAACTCGGAAACGGGCCGATCAAAGGATTCGCGATCACTCTTTGTTGGGGTATTATCACTTCCTTGTTCACCTCTCTCTTCTTGAGTAGAATGATCATGGATATCCTGGTAAACAAGTTGGGAGTTCGCAAACTCCAAATCGGATTCAAGAAACTGGAGTCCAAGAATGTTTGA
- the yajC gene encoding preprotein translocase subunit YajC: protein MQFVTNSFLLFAQAAEGAGQSGALNMITLVPLMLIVMYFIVIRPQRNEEKKRKAMIEALQKGDTVITSSGIHGKVVEFKDNNETVVLAIAKDTNVSFNSSTILKKKEKEKEA from the coding sequence ATGCAATTCGTTACCAATTCATTCTTATTATTCGCGCAAGCGGCAGAAGGCGCAGGACAAAGCGGCGCTCTGAATATGATCACTCTCGTTCCATTGATGTTGATCGTGATGTACTTCATCGTGATCCGTCCTCAGAGAAACGAAGAGAAGAAAAGAAAAGCAATGATCGAAGCCCTACAAAAGGGTGATACCGTGATCACTTCCTCAGGAATTCACGGCAAGGTAGTGGAATTTAAGGACAATAATGAAACAGTAGTCCTTGCGATCGCGAAAGATACCAATGTATCCTTCAATTCCAGCACCATTTTAAAGAAGAAAGAAAAAGAGAAAGAAGCCTAA
- the rimO gene encoding 30S ribosomal protein S12 methylthiotransferase RimO, translating into MEKRFYITTLGCPKNTVDSMSMHHSLLEEGFLPATSPEDSDFHLINTCTFIRSATEETIQTILGAAHTKKQEGQKLVVVGCFAERYPKDISAEIPEVDLVFGTGKYSQAGKIIKEAFRRELSSITKTEFNSDLLERMILSPEIENYSKPYAYVKVSDGCNRGCAFCIIPSLRGKFVDSPLEEILKDTRRAISAGAKEICLVSQDTVYYGKDSDKLLDMIRAVSDVENLEILRLLYLYPDKKTEKILRLMGEIPKIAPYLESPLQHVSERVLKSMNRSGGYFAFRDLYSLAREVRPDLEIRTSFILGFPGETGEDVDEILRFVEETRPEKLNLFSYSPQEGTKGAEVSQTVSEKEKAKRINLIRDAHLKILQEIHESRIGKTYPAIVDGVEEGTAIVRRFQDAPEIDEVVYVEDPSLKPGMIGKVKVESFYEYDMMGTWLAS; encoded by the coding sequence TTGGAAAAGAGGTTCTATATAACAACTCTTGGATGTCCTAAGAACACAGTAGACTCCATGAGTATGCACCATTCTCTTTTGGAAGAGGGATTTCTTCCGGCAACGAGTCCGGAAGATTCCGATTTCCATTTGATCAATACTTGTACTTTTATCCGATCTGCGACCGAGGAAACCATCCAGACAATTCTGGGTGCGGCTCATACCAAGAAGCAAGAAGGCCAGAAGTTAGTCGTAGTAGGTTGCTTCGCGGAGCGTTATCCTAAGGATATTTCCGCCGAGATCCCTGAAGTGGATCTTGTATTCGGAACAGGAAAGTATTCCCAAGCCGGAAAAATCATCAAGGAAGCGTTCCGAAGGGAGCTTTCTTCTATTACAAAAACTGAATTTAATTCGGATCTGTTGGAGAGAATGATACTTTCTCCCGAGATAGAGAATTATTCCAAACCCTACGCGTATGTAAAAGTTTCCGACGGTTGTAATCGAGGATGTGCATTCTGCATTATTCCTTCCCTTCGAGGCAAATTTGTGGATTCTCCTTTAGAAGAGATCCTAAAGGATACTCGTAGAGCAATCTCTGCCGGCGCTAAAGAGATCTGTCTTGTTTCCCAAGACACTGTGTACTACGGAAAAGATAGCGATAAGCTTTTAGATATGATCCGCGCAGTATCCGATGTGGAAAATCTGGAGATATTAAGACTTTTATACTTATATCCGGACAAGAAGACTGAAAAGATACTTCGTTTGATGGGAGAGATTCCTAAGATTGCTCCTTATTTGGAATCTCCTTTGCAACATGTTTCAGAGAGAGTATTGAAATCCATGAACCGAAGCGGAGGTTATTTTGCTTTTAGGGATCTGTATTCTCTCGCAAGAGAAGTCCGCCCGGATCTGGAGATCAGGACTTCTTTCATTTTAGGATTTCCGGGAGAAACCGGAGAAGATGTGGATGAGATCCTTCGCTTTGTAGAAGAGACTCGACCAGAAAAACTGAATTTATTCTCTTATTCCCCGCAAGAAGGGACCAAGGGTGCAGAGGTCTCTCAGACCGTTTCCGAAAAGGAAAAAGCGAAACGGATCAATCTGATCAGGGACGCTCATTTGAAAATACTGCAAGAGATCCACGAGTCCAGGATCGGAAAAACATATCCTGCAATTGTCGACGGAGTCGAAGAAGGAACTGCAATTGTGCGCCGTTTCCAAGATGCTCCTGAGATCGACGAGGTTGTGTATGTCGAGGATCCTTCTCTGAAGCCTGGAATGATAGGTAAAGTGAAAGTGGAGTCTTTTTACGAATACGATATGATGGGAACTTGGTTGGCATCTTGA
- a CDS encoding bifunctional diaminohydroxyphosphoribosylaminopyrimidine deaminase/5-amino-6-(5-phosphoribosylamino)uracil reductase RibD — protein MSFSLPDSIREELLRLSFASTGYSSPNPPVACVLEDANTGEILSSASTRIYGGNHAEREAYRILREKFPTGKLPDHNAYVTLEPCSHYGKTPPCIDLFIEEKPKRLEYGWKDPNPLVSENSGLSKLSSLGIEVVQNPALAEISSHFLFGFKTRVEKKRPAFLLKSSLSKEGHFSSGSGQREKISSAESDFFLTMLRAKVDAILVGPKTVQVDEPGLDFRISEKFPQDLESLRSDWKKIKSNLSKSTPMRTGPSESGNSEVGFSKLRDRKNPAEQSPFFGFSGFLQELLKYSNDKELFRLHFENQKDYQPIRVFFMPEEDLVPSSFLKKQEEINSGISKKSCAFFLDEKKKYSNDFLNKLRELSDSKVVSISFSDSISVSDLGKNVLKILGEWGMNLALIEGGNFLYKTFSSLVSEEDAILQIRSGTVSIPKGILPEWKGEFSMDWTVDIGLDHWEVWRSCSQD, from the coding sequence TTGAGTTTTTCCCTCCCGGATTCGATTCGGGAGGAATTGCTTCGCCTGTCCTTTGCCTCCACAGGCTATTCTAGCCCGAATCCCCCCGTTGCCTGCGTATTAGAAGATGCAAATACGGGAGAGATCTTAAGCAGTGCTTCCACTCGAATCTATGGAGGCAATCATGCAGAAAGAGAAGCCTACAGGATCTTAAGAGAAAAGTTCCCGACTGGAAAACTTCCAGACCACAACGCGTACGTTACTTTAGAGCCTTGTTCTCACTACGGAAAAACTCCTCCCTGCATCGATCTATTCATAGAAGAAAAGCCTAAACGATTGGAATACGGATGGAAGGATCCAAATCCTCTAGTTTCCGAAAATTCAGGCCTTTCTAAATTAAGCTCTCTTGGTATAGAAGTGGTCCAAAATCCAGCGTTAGCCGAAATCTCTTCTCACTTCTTATTCGGTTTTAAGACCAGAGTAGAGAAGAAGCGTCCCGCATTTTTATTAAAGTCTTCTTTGAGTAAGGAAGGCCATTTCAGTTCCGGATCCGGCCAAAGAGAGAAGATCTCTTCTGCTGAAAGTGATTTTTTTCTGACCATGCTTCGTGCCAAGGTGGATGCGATTTTAGTCGGACCGAAAACAGTACAAGTGGACGAACCAGGTCTGGATTTTAGGATTTCGGAAAAATTTCCGCAAGATCTTGAATCTCTAAGATCAGATTGGAAGAAGATTAAATCAAATCTTTCTAAATCTACTCCTATGAGAACGGGTCCTTCTGAATCGGGAAATTCGGAAGTTGGTTTTTCAAAACTTAGAGATCGGAAGAATCCTGCAGAACAGTCACCTTTTTTCGGATTTAGCGGTTTCCTCCAAGAACTACTGAAATATTCCAATGACAAAGAACTCTTTCGTCTTCATTTCGAGAATCAGAAAGATTACCAACCGATTCGGGTTTTCTTTATGCCTGAGGAAGATTTAGTTCCTTCTTCTTTTTTGAAAAAGCAAGAAGAGATCAATTCTGGGATCTCTAAGAAATCTTGTGCCTTCTTCTTGGATGAGAAGAAGAAGTATAGCAATGATTTTCTGAACAAGCTAAGAGAGCTTTCCGATTCCAAGGTAGTGTCTATTTCCTTCTCTGATTCGATTTCAGTTTCCGATCTAGGAAAGAATGTTTTGAAGATCTTAGGAGAGTGGGGAATGAATCTAGCACTCATCGAAGGCGGAAACTTTTTATATAAAACTTTTTCGAGCCTAGTTTCGGAAGAAGACGCAATCTTACAGATTCGCTCGGGAACTGTTTCCATTCCAAAAGGGATCTTGCCTGAATGGAAGGGAGAATTTTCGATGGACTGGACGGTCGATATAGGCCTAGATCATTGGGAGGTTTGGAGATCATGTTCACAGGATTGA
- the secF gene encoding protein translocase subunit SecF, producing MFDFIKYKYVSITFSAILILIGFGVTFGKYGGFATSLDFDGGLRAVVEFPATVERKNLEEYFSSKNLEAVLVLMDKDKNDYQIDIGLGSVDRIKELYLERKGKDNVEAKQASAIDALIGILQEDFKLDKKAILSANQVGSVVGAELTSTGISLLGLTLFFIMIYLSFRFQFKFALGAILALIHDLVITIAFIGFFQIKPSVPIIAALLTLLGYSINDTIVVFDRIRENAGNLRDTFSQVINISINQTLTRTFNTSVATLISVVAIIIGGAVELYDFAYVLTFGIILGTFSSVFIAAPLVDIYDALSKRFKRS from the coding sequence ATGTTTGATTTTATAAAATATAAATACGTATCTATTACCTTCTCTGCTATTTTAATCCTGATTGGGTTCGGGGTTACTTTCGGGAAATACGGCGGTTTCGCTACATCATTGGACTTTGACGGGGGACTTCGCGCAGTTGTAGAATTTCCTGCAACAGTAGAGCGTAAGAACCTAGAGGAATATTTCTCTTCTAAGAATCTGGAAGCAGTTCTCGTACTCATGGACAAGGACAAGAACGATTATCAGATCGATATCGGTCTTGGTTCTGTGGATAGGATCAAAGAACTCTATCTGGAAAGAAAAGGAAAAGATAATGTAGAAGCAAAACAAGCCTCTGCTATCGATGCACTGATCGGGATCCTACAAGAGGATTTCAAACTGGACAAGAAGGCGATCCTTTCTGCGAACCAAGTAGGTTCCGTAGTAGGAGCTGAGTTGACTTCCACAGGGATCTCTCTCTTGGGGCTGACTCTTTTCTTCATTATGATCTATTTGAGTTTCCGATTCCAATTCAAGTTTGCGTTAGGAGCGATTTTAGCTCTGATCCATGACTTGGTGATCACGATCGCTTTTATCGGATTCTTTCAGATCAAACCGAGTGTTCCTATCATTGCGGCACTTCTGACATTGCTCGGATATTCCATCAACGATACCATCGTGGTATTCGATAGGATCCGTGAGAATGCAGGAAATTTGAGAGATACATTCTCCCAAGTGATCAATATTTCGATCAATCAAACACTTACGAGAACATTCAACACTTCCGTGGCGACCCTGATCTCAGTAGTTGCGATCATTATCGGAGGAGCAGTAGAGTTGTATGATTTTGCATACGTTCTTACCTTCGGGATCATACTCGGAACTTTTTCTTCAGTGTTTATTGCTGCGCCTCTCGTAGATATTTACGATGCACTTTCCAAGAGGTTTAAACGCTCTTGA
- the pgsA gene encoding CDP-diacylglycerol--glycerol-3-phosphate 3-phosphatidyltransferase, whose translation MNPNINIPNTLTVLRVVSLPLFIWFLYQKEQAFHIAALVLFSLASLTDFVDGYIARKYKQETEFGKFLDPLADKIIVVGCFTTFIFLHEQIELWMVLLIVGRDMLITTLRYLAIRLGQSIRTTMLGKVKTAFQMGAIILILVFFILVSSKKRIIINEVYQSGKAGGETVFGIASENALAFFQAWKENGAPGWSDLVFGLGGFVPYFGMLITTFITVLSGIRYLVSNREVIRFASIRRAFGKNGN comes from the coding sequence TTGAATCCGAATATAAACATACCGAATACTCTTACTGTACTCAGAGTGGTTTCTCTCCCGCTCTTTATCTGGTTCTTGTACCAGAAAGAGCAGGCGTTTCATATTGCCGCCCTAGTCTTGTTTTCTTTGGCCTCTCTCACTGATTTCGTGGATGGCTATATAGCCAGAAAATACAAACAGGAAACTGAGTTCGGAAAATTCTTAGATCCGCTTGCCGACAAGATCATAGTCGTAGGCTGTTTTACTACATTCATTTTTTTGCATGAACAAATCGAGCTCTGGATGGTGCTTCTCATTGTAGGAAGAGATATGTTGATCACCACTCTTCGCTATCTTGCGATTCGTTTGGGGCAATCCATTCGGACTACAATGCTCGGAAAGGTAAAAACAGCATTTCAGATGGGAGCAATCATTCTCATCTTGGTCTTTTTTATTTTAGTATCTTCTAAGAAGAGGATTATCATCAACGAAGTGTACCAAAGCGGAAAGGCAGGTGGCGAGACCGTATTTGGGATCGCTTCCGAGAATGCCCTGGCATTCTTTCAAGCCTGGAAGGAGAATGGAGCACCAGGATGGAGTGATCTAGTCTTCGGCTTAGGCGGATTTGTGCCTTACTTCGGGATGCTCATCACTACCTTTATCACTGTGCTTTCCGGAATACGTTATTTGGTTTCGAATCGAGAAGTGATCCGCTTTGCTTCTATACGGAGGGCATTCGGCAAAAATGGAAATTAG
- a CDS encoding LolA family protein, which produces MKDTRTVVSLLRTPILSLVVLFFILDLGAQSSAKHNWNSPSEVVKKVRKNFSDLQSYKADFMIQTEANKKVTTKKGVCYYKKGGKIKYEFSDPAGDEIVSDGKTLWIFIKRLNAAGKQDLTLNKSNKSGPIFSPATEEGLSRIFRKYHYKFDSIEQPQISQKDNRKYFVLALEQREKIGGYETMILSVDAETYFIKKAVASDGRGKVTTVEFFGVDRNADIEDGVFNFRPDGNSKIVNNPLVSEE; this is translated from the coding sequence ATGAAAGATACCAGAACCGTTGTTTCTCTATTACGGACGCCAATCCTTAGTTTGGTCGTTTTATTCTTTATCCTGGACTTAGGCGCTCAGTCTTCCGCGAAGCATAATTGGAATTCTCCGTCCGAGGTCGTAAAAAAAGTCAGAAAGAACTTTTCCGATCTTCAATCCTACAAAGCGGACTTCATGATCCAAACGGAAGCCAATAAAAAAGTCACCACTAAGAAAGGTGTGTGCTATTATAAGAAGGGCGGAAAGATCAAATATGAATTTTCCGATCCTGCTGGTGATGAGATCGTTTCCGACGGCAAGACTCTTTGGATCTTTATCAAGCGTTTGAATGCTGCAGGTAAACAGGACCTTACATTAAATAAATCGAATAAATCAGGTCCCATCTTCTCACCTGCAACGGAAGAAGGTCTTTCTCGTATTTTCAGAAAATATCATTATAAATTCGATTCTATAGAACAGCCTCAAATCTCTCAGAAAGACAATCGTAAATATTTCGTATTGGCCTTGGAGCAGAGAGAGAAGATCGGAGGCTATGAGACCATGATCCTTTCCGTGGACGCAGAGACTTACTTCATTAAGAAGGCTGTAGCAAGCGACGGAAGAGGAAAAGTGACCACCGTTGAATTCTTCGGTGTAGATCGGAACGCAGATATAGAGGATGGAGTATTCAATTTCCGTCCGGATGGAAATTCGAAAATCGTAAATAATCCCCTGGTTTCGGAAGAGTGA